The proteins below come from a single Saccharopolyspora sp. SCSIO 74807 genomic window:
- a CDS encoding DUF4192 domain-containing protein, whose translation MTTSTHSVRLGDPADVLAAVPHLLGFTPSQSLVLVALHETSDTSAACGVTLRIDLPESENHSALAEYLVKGPLARQDATAVLLVIVGTDGREPDDADGQPGASPPTDHAAGEAGSLPYSGLAGVLAGAFREAGFSIWHLLWTPRLRAGGSWQCYDDPTCGGKIPDPKSSAMGAALAASGAVTFESRSELERLVAPESEELSARWSAKLNELIEESAREPAGARKDVELVLGAVARTAANEALTELDQLRVLLALSDSRVRDLCLSAALGDNAMAAEQLWLTLVRKAPAPEVAEVAAMLAFSAYLRGEGALAGVALERIESCRPEHPLGCLLRGALDAGVPPKHLESLTRDAIQDAKLTIDEDELS comes from the coding sequence ATGACCACTTCAACGCATTCCGTTCGGCTCGGCGACCCCGCGGACGTGCTGGCCGCCGTGCCGCACCTGCTCGGTTTCACCCCTTCCCAGTCGCTGGTGCTGGTAGCGCTGCACGAAACGAGCGACACCTCGGCCGCCTGCGGCGTCACGCTGCGAATCGACCTGCCGGAATCGGAGAACCACTCCGCGCTGGCCGAATACTTGGTGAAAGGGCCGTTGGCCAGGCAGGACGCGACCGCGGTCCTGCTGGTGATCGTCGGTACCGACGGCCGGGAACCGGACGACGCGGACGGGCAACCGGGAGCCTCGCCGCCGACGGATCACGCGGCGGGCGAGGCCGGGTCGCTGCCGTACAGCGGCCTGGCCGGGGTCCTGGCAGGAGCCTTCCGCGAGGCCGGGTTCTCGATCTGGCACCTGCTGTGGACGCCGCGGTTGCGGGCGGGCGGATCGTGGCAGTGCTACGACGACCCGACCTGCGGCGGCAAGATTCCCGACCCGAAAAGCTCGGCCATGGGCGCTGCGCTGGCCGCGTCCGGCGCGGTCACGTTCGAGAGCAGAAGCGAGTTGGAGCGGCTCGTCGCGCCGGAATCCGAGGAGTTGTCGGCGCGCTGGTCGGCGAAGCTCAACGAGCTGATCGAGGAATCCGCGCGGGAACCCGCCGGAGCTCGCAAGGACGTCGAGCTCGTACTCGGCGCGGTCGCCCGCACAGCGGCGAACGAGGCACTCACCGAGCTTGATCAGCTCCGGGTGCTGCTGGCGTTGTCCGACAGCCGCGTCCGCGACCTGTGCTTGAGCGCGGCGCTCGGGGACAACGCGATGGCCGCCGAGCAGCTCTGGCTGACCTTGGTGCGCAAAGCTCCCGCTCCCGAGGTCGCGGAGGTGGCCGCCATGCTGGCCTTCTCGGCGTACCTGCGCGGGGAGGGCGCGCTTGCCGGTGTCGCGCTGGAACGCATCGAGTCCTGCAGGCCTGAGCACCCGTTGGGTTGCTTGCTGCGGGGTGCGTTGGACGCCGGGGTGCCGCCGAAGCACTTGGAGTCGCTCACCCGGGACGCTATCCAGGACGCCAAGCTCACGATCGACGAGGACGAACTCTCATGA
- the galE gene encoding UDP-glucose 4-epimerase GalE, whose protein sequence is MKLLVTGGAGYVGSVCAARLLENGHDVTVVDDLSTGHADAVPAGAEFVQADLADTAGQLLADGYDGVLHFAAKSLVGESMQDPDKYWQGNVVTSLRLLEAIREHGTPRLVFSSTAATYGEPESVPIPEDAPTRPTNTYGATKLAIDHAISSYATAHGLGATSLRYFNVAGAHGAFGERHTTETHLIPIVLQVALGLREQVQMFGDDWPTEDGTCVRDYIHVTDLADAHLLALEHTRPGEHRVYNLGNGTGFSVQQVVETCREVTGHPIPAAVAPRRAGDPATLVASSDRARSELSWQPKHADLGVIVRDAWEFARGRNAG, encoded by the coding sequence GTGAAGCTCCTCGTCACCGGTGGTGCGGGATACGTAGGCAGCGTGTGCGCCGCCCGGCTGCTGGAGAACGGCCACGACGTGACCGTGGTGGACGACCTCTCCACCGGGCACGCGGACGCGGTGCCCGCCGGCGCCGAGTTCGTGCAGGCCGACCTCGCCGACACCGCCGGGCAGCTGCTCGCCGACGGCTACGACGGGGTTCTGCACTTCGCGGCGAAGTCGCTGGTCGGCGAGTCGATGCAGGATCCGGACAAGTACTGGCAGGGCAACGTGGTCACCTCGTTGCGACTGCTGGAAGCGATCCGCGAACACGGCACTCCGCGGCTGGTTTTCTCCTCCACCGCTGCGACCTACGGCGAGCCGGAAAGCGTGCCGATCCCGGAGGACGCGCCGACCCGTCCCACGAATACCTACGGGGCGACGAAACTGGCGATCGACCACGCCATCAGCTCGTACGCCACCGCGCACGGGCTGGGCGCGACGAGCCTGCGCTACTTCAACGTCGCAGGCGCCCATGGCGCGTTCGGCGAGCGGCACACCACCGAGACGCACCTGATTCCCATCGTGCTGCAGGTCGCGCTCGGCCTGCGCGAGCAGGTCCAGATGTTCGGCGACGACTGGCCGACCGAGGACGGCACCTGCGTCCGCGACTACATCCACGTCACCGACCTGGCCGACGCGCACCTGCTCGCGCTGGAGCACACCCGCCCGGGAGAGCACCGGGTCTACAACCTGGGCAACGGGACGGGCTTCTCGGTGCAGCAGGTGGTCGAGACCTGCCGGGAGGTGACCGGCCACCCGATCCCGGCGGCGGTGGCGCCGCGCCGGGCGGGTGATCCCGCGACGCTGGTGGCTTCCAGCGACCGCGCCCGCAGCGAACTCTCCTGGCAGCCGAAGCACGCGGATCTGGGCGTGATCGTGCGGGACGCGTGGGAGTTCGCCCGCGGTCGGAACGCGGGCTGA
- the galK gene encoding galactokinase — protein sequence MSPAEHAADAFGGEHGRAPERVWSAPGRVNLIGEHTDYNDGFVLPIALPHRIAVAASARSDGALSVASLGDDGVLHRAGPMRVPDLAPGSPAGWAAYPAGVAYALHGQGIDVPGADLVIAGDVPAGAGLSSSHALECAVALALLDIAGRPAGAPGSPSTAEIARWVQISENDFVGAPTGLLDQTASLSCTEAHALFFDVRSGETTQIPFDTDSAGLELLVIDTRAKHSHSDSGYGERRRGCERAAELLDVKALRDVSSGELDDTLPGLPEQLRPLVRHVVTENDRVLATVTELKAGNLAAIGPLLTASHVSMRDDYRISCPELDIAVDAALNAGALGARMTGGGFGGSAIALVAATERERIGRSVLDSFAEHRLQRPRLFTATPAAGAGRDR from the coding sequence GTGAGCCCGGCCGAACACGCCGCCGACGCCTTCGGCGGCGAGCACGGACGCGCCCCGGAACGGGTCTGGTCGGCACCGGGCCGGGTCAACCTGATCGGTGAGCACACCGACTACAACGACGGCTTCGTGCTGCCCATCGCGCTGCCGCACCGGATCGCGGTCGCAGCGTCGGCGCGTTCCGACGGCGCGCTGTCGGTCGCCTCGCTGGGTGACGACGGTGTGCTGCACCGCGCCGGGCCGATGCGCGTGCCCGACCTCGCTCCCGGCTCGCCGGCGGGCTGGGCCGCTTACCCCGCGGGCGTCGCATACGCGCTGCACGGCCAAGGCATCGACGTTCCCGGTGCGGACCTGGTCATCGCCGGTGACGTGCCCGCGGGCGCCGGACTGTCCTCTTCGCACGCTCTGGAATGCGCCGTAGCGCTGGCGCTGCTCGACATCGCCGGTCGGCCCGCCGGGGCGCCGGGCTCCCCGTCGACGGCCGAGATCGCCCGGTGGGTGCAGATCTCGGAGAACGACTTCGTCGGCGCCCCCACCGGCCTGCTGGACCAGACCGCGTCGTTGTCCTGCACCGAAGCGCACGCGCTGTTCTTCGACGTTCGTTCCGGGGAGACCACGCAGATCCCGTTCGACACCGATTCGGCCGGCTTGGAACTGCTCGTGATCGACACGCGTGCGAAGCATTCGCACAGCGACTCGGGCTATGGCGAGCGCAGGCGAGGCTGCGAGCGCGCTGCGGAATTGCTCGACGTCAAAGCACTGCGCGACGTCTCCTCCGGCGAGCTGGACGACACCCTGCCCGGTCTTCCCGAGCAGCTGCGGCCGCTGGTACGGCACGTGGTCACCGAAAACGACCGGGTGCTGGCAACCGTCACCGAGCTCAAGGCCGGAAACCTGGCCGCCATCGGGCCGCTGCTGACCGCCTCGCACGTGAGCATGCGCGACGACTACCGGATCTCCTGCCCGGAACTGGACATCGCAGTGGACGCCGCGCTGAACGCCGGTGCCTTGGGAGCGCGAATGACCGGCGGGGGATTCGGCGGATCCGCGATCGCGCTGGTAGCTGCCACCGAGCGGGAGCGAATCGGCCGGTCCGTGTTGGACTCCTTCGCCGAGCACCGGTTGCAGAGGCCCCGGTTGTTCACCGCGACCCCGGCGGCCGGCGCCGGCCGCGACCGGTAG
- a CDS encoding metal-dependent transcriptional regulator: MNDLIDTTEMYLRTIYDLEEEGVVPLRARIAERLEQSGPTVSQTVARMERDGLLAVAEDRHLELTEAGRSRAIRVMRKHRLAERLLVDVIGLEWEHVHDEACRWEHVMSEAVERKLVTLLGNPATSPYGNPIPGLDELGMAVSAPSAETDLQRVDEIARRGGGRALVCRIAEHVQLDPDLMSELKEVGLMPSHEIEIVPVTGVNKPIEVKGAKGGTKLTPGIAHAVLVRAR; encoded by the coding sequence GTGAACGATCTCATCGATACCACCGAGATGTACCTTCGCACCATCTACGACCTCGAAGAGGAAGGGGTCGTCCCACTGCGCGCCCGGATCGCCGAACGCCTGGAGCAGAGCGGGCCGACGGTGAGCCAGACCGTGGCGCGCATGGAACGCGACGGGTTGCTCGCCGTCGCCGAGGACCGGCACCTCGAGCTCACCGAAGCCGGGCGGAGCCGGGCGATCCGCGTGATGCGCAAGCACCGCCTGGCCGAACGCCTGCTGGTGGACGTCATCGGCCTGGAATGGGAACACGTGCACGACGAGGCGTGCCGCTGGGAGCACGTGATGAGCGAGGCGGTGGAACGCAAGCTCGTCACCCTGCTCGGCAACCCGGCGACCTCCCCGTACGGCAACCCCATCCCCGGCCTCGACGAACTCGGCATGGCCGTGTCGGCACCGTCCGCCGAAACCGATCTGCAGCGCGTCGACGAGATCGCCCGCCGCGGTGGCGGGCGGGCGCTGGTGTGCCGCATCGCCGAGCACGTGCAGCTCGACCCCGACCTGATGAGCGAGCTCAAGGAGGTCGGGCTGATGCCTTCGCACGAGATCGAGATCGTGCCGGTCACCGGCGTGAACAAGCCGATCGAGGTCAAGGGCGCCAAGGGCGGCACCAAGCTGACTCCGGGCATCGCGCACGCCGTCCTGGTCCGCGCCAGGTGA
- a CDS encoding sulfurtransferase → MHPLITVDELAARLGEPGGPVVLDVRWSLLGPPGRQDYERGHLPGAVFVDLDTELAAPPGPGGRHPLPAAGELQRVLRRAGVRSDRTVVAYDANDGSAAARAWWLLRWAGHRDVRVLDGGYDAWVEQGEPVTTEVPEPTETGFEVVPGSMPVVDEQGAARLAREGRLLDARAPQRYRGETEPVDPRAGHIPGAVNVPFAHNVTAGGRWKSPAELAERFRDSGVDADSAVGVYCGSGVTACSNLLALEHAGLSGPDNPAALYSGSWSHWSADPERPAATGPEPG, encoded by the coding sequence ATGCACCCGTTGATCACCGTCGACGAGCTCGCCGCGAGGCTGGGCGAGCCCGGCGGCCCGGTAGTGCTCGACGTCCGCTGGAGTCTGCTCGGGCCGCCCGGCAGGCAGGACTACGAGCGCGGCCACCTACCCGGCGCGGTCTTCGTCGACCTCGACACCGAGCTGGCCGCGCCACCGGGACCGGGCGGCAGGCACCCGTTGCCCGCAGCCGGGGAACTGCAACGGGTGTTGCGACGCGCCGGTGTGCGGTCCGATCGCACCGTGGTCGCCTACGACGCGAACGACGGTTCCGCGGCCGCGCGGGCGTGGTGGTTGCTGCGTTGGGCCGGTCACCGGGACGTGCGGGTGCTCGACGGTGGCTACGACGCCTGGGTCGAGCAGGGCGAGCCCGTGACCACCGAGGTGCCCGAGCCGACGGAGACCGGTTTCGAGGTCGTACCGGGGTCGATGCCGGTGGTCGACGAGCAGGGTGCCGCGCGGCTCGCGCGCGAAGGGAGGTTGCTCGACGCCCGCGCACCGCAGCGGTACCGAGGGGAGACCGAACCGGTCGATCCGCGTGCCGGGCACATCCCGGGCGCGGTGAACGTGCCGTTCGCGCACAACGTGACCGCCGGAGGGAGGTGGAAATCCCCGGCGGAATTGGCTGAGCGGTTCCGGGACTCCGGGGTGGACGCGGACTCGGCGGTAGGTGTCTATTGCGGTTCCGGCGTGACCGCCTGCTCGAATCTGCTCGCGCTGGAACACGCGGGGCTGAGCGGACCTGACAACCCCGCTGCGCTGTACTCGGGTTCCTGGTCGCACTGGTCAGCCGATCCGGAGCGGCCCGCAGCGACCGGTCCGGAGCCGGGCTGA
- a CDS encoding acetoin utilization protein AcuC gives MGNDCAVVWDDSVLDYDLGGQHPLHPVRLDLTMRLARELGVLDGVEPLRPRPATDEELQRVHRPDYLAAVRSAPTSGWDVGHGLGTDDNPIFDRMHEAAALIAGGSLTAAEQVVSGKVDRAVSISGGLHHAMAERAAGFCVYNDCSVAIAGMLEMGVERVAYIDVDVHHGDGVQAAFYDDPRVLTVSMHQHPVTLWPGTGFPSETGGAGAEGTAVNIPLPPGTDDAGWQRAFHAVVPSVLEAFRPQVLVTQCGADAHREDPLADLSMSVDGQRATYRSLRDYAERYAGGKWVALGGGGYSLYRVVPRAWTHLLATVLDRDLDPATTLPQDWLAHALRVAGNVPLPTTLTDNVDPSFAPWSGITDTTVDTAIRDTRHEVFPLHGLSPADVRD, from the coding sequence ATGGGCAACGACTGCGCGGTGGTCTGGGACGACTCGGTCCTGGACTACGACCTCGGCGGGCAGCACCCGCTGCATCCCGTCCGGCTCGACCTGACGATGCGGCTGGCGCGCGAACTCGGCGTGCTCGACGGGGTCGAGCCGCTGCGACCGCGTCCTGCCACGGACGAGGAGTTGCAACGCGTGCACCGGCCGGACTACTTGGCGGCGGTGCGGTCCGCTCCGACCTCGGGTTGGGACGTCGGGCACGGGCTGGGTACCGACGACAACCCGATCTTCGATCGGATGCACGAGGCCGCGGCGCTCATCGCGGGCGGTTCGCTGACCGCTGCCGAGCAGGTCGTCTCCGGCAAGGTCGATCGTGCGGTGAGCATCTCCGGCGGGCTGCACCACGCGATGGCCGAGCGGGCTGCGGGGTTCTGCGTCTACAACGACTGCTCGGTGGCCATCGCCGGAATGCTCGAGATGGGGGTGGAACGGGTCGCCTACATCGACGTCGACGTCCATCACGGCGATGGTGTGCAGGCCGCGTTCTACGACGACCCGAGGGTGTTGACCGTGTCGATGCACCAGCACCCGGTCACGCTGTGGCCGGGCACCGGGTTCCCCAGCGAGACCGGCGGTGCGGGTGCCGAAGGCACGGCGGTGAACATCCCGCTGCCGCCGGGCACGGACGACGCCGGTTGGCAACGCGCTTTCCACGCGGTGGTTCCTTCCGTGCTTGAAGCGTTCCGCCCGCAGGTGCTGGTGACGCAGTGCGGTGCCGACGCGCACCGGGAAGACCCGTTGGCCGATCTGTCGATGTCCGTGGACGGTCAGCGCGCGACCTATCGCAGCCTGCGTGACTACGCCGAGCGTTATGCGGGCGGCAAGTGGGTGGCGTTGGGCGGCGGCGGGTATTCGCTGTACCGCGTCGTGCCCCGCGCGTGGACGCACCTGCTGGCCACCGTCCTGGACAGGGACCTCGATCCGGCCACGACGTTGCCGCAGGACTGGCTGGCGCACGCGCTGCGGGTTGCCGGGAACGTACCGCTGCCGACGACGTTGACCGACAACGTGGATCCGTCGTTCGCGCCGTGGAGCGGTATCACCGACACCACGGTGGACACCGCGATCCGGGACACCCGGCACGAGGTGTTCCCGTTGCACGGTTTGAGTCCTGCGGATGTCCGGGACTGA
- a CDS encoding bifunctional GNAT family N-acetyltransferase/acetate--CoA ligase family protein: MGSGPTEQDPADAGQVQGPVSAAGIPPGDAFSGAQARSDAQQEYPRHWEADVVLSDGGTVHLRPIIPADADQLVSFHGRLSDRTRYFRYFGPYPRMPKRDVERFSNVDYANRVAFVALLGDDIVAVGRFDRLGERDSAEVAFVVQDEHQGRGLGSILLEHLAAAARDCGLRRFVAEVLAENSAMVRVFRDAGYQVRRAMEEGVVHLEFDIDPTEESLAVARAREQAAEARSVHNLLHPRSVAVIGASTDHRKIGHAVLVNLLTADFAGPVYPVNSEHRSVRGVRAYASVLDIPDDVDLAVVAIPAPGIDEVLDACLAKGVKALVIVSSGFSESGPDGREIERRMVRSARVHGMRVVGPNALGVVNTDQGNRLNATLAPRLPGSGRTGFFCQSGALGVAILATATERGLGLSTFVSAGNRADVSGNDMLQYWQTDPATDVVLLYLESFGNPRKFARLARRLARSKPIVVVKSGRNAVRAGLAATSVQVDETSVQTLFEQAGVIRVESVAQMFDTALLLAHQPLPAGERIAVVGNSSALGMLAADVAQAEGLRLSCEPVDVGAAAEPEEFAAAVREAALRDDVDALVAVFAPPVAVPGTAYARALREALQEAGTTATKPVVTTFLAAEGVPDELAVPGSDGSAAWGSIPSYPSPERAVLSLARATRYARWRAAPQGHFVRPEGIAEDRARDVVERLLTDGEHRLTDDEAVELLGCYGIELVPFRRVRGADEAAAAADELGYPVAVKSAGEHLRHRSDLVGVRLDLINAEAVRAACQDLARMSEVDDVYVQRMADRGNSCVIDLMDDPSFGTLVSFGLSGVASELLGDKAYRAVPMTDADVAALVRAPRAAPLLAGYRGDEPADLAAVEDLVLRVATLVEDLPEVCELTLQPVLASARGAQVTGARVSVRRSSAAPDTGPRRLR; this comes from the coding sequence ATGGGCAGCGGCCCGACGGAGCAGGACCCGGCCGATGCCGGGCAGGTGCAAGGACCGGTCAGCGCTGCCGGGATCCCGCCCGGGGACGCATTCTCCGGTGCGCAAGCGCGGTCGGACGCGCAGCAGGAATATCCGCGGCATTGGGAAGCCGACGTGGTCCTGTCCGACGGCGGCACCGTGCATCTTCGTCCGATCATCCCGGCCGATGCCGACCAGCTGGTCTCCTTCCACGGCAGGCTAAGCGACCGGACCCGCTACTTCCGCTACTTCGGCCCGTACCCGCGGATGCCCAAGCGCGATGTGGAGCGCTTCAGCAACGTCGACTACGCCAACCGGGTCGCCTTCGTGGCGCTGCTCGGCGACGACATCGTCGCGGTGGGGCGGTTCGACCGGCTCGGCGAGCGGGACTCGGCCGAGGTGGCCTTCGTCGTGCAGGACGAGCACCAGGGCCGCGGGTTGGGGTCGATCTTGCTCGAACACCTGGCGGCGGCCGCGCGGGATTGCGGGTTGCGGCGGTTCGTCGCCGAAGTGCTCGCGGAGAACTCGGCCATGGTGCGGGTCTTCCGCGACGCCGGTTACCAGGTCCGGCGCGCGATGGAGGAAGGCGTCGTGCACCTGGAGTTCGACATCGACCCCACCGAGGAGTCGCTGGCGGTGGCCCGCGCCCGCGAGCAGGCCGCCGAAGCCCGCAGCGTGCACAACCTGCTGCATCCGCGTTCGGTAGCGGTGATCGGCGCCTCCACCGACCATCGCAAGATCGGGCACGCGGTGCTGGTCAACCTGCTCACCGCGGACTTCGCCGGCCCGGTGTACCCGGTGAATTCGGAGCACCGCTCGGTGCGCGGCGTGCGCGCCTACGCGTCGGTGCTCGACATCCCGGACGACGTGGATCTCGCGGTGGTGGCGATCCCCGCGCCCGGCATCGACGAGGTGCTCGACGCCTGCCTGGCCAAAGGCGTGAAAGCGCTGGTGATCGTGAGTTCCGGGTTCAGCGAATCCGGCCCGGACGGCCGCGAGATCGAGCGCCGCATGGTGCGTTCCGCCCGCGTGCACGGGATGCGCGTGGTCGGGCCGAACGCGCTCGGCGTGGTCAACACCGACCAGGGCAACCGGCTCAACGCGACGCTCGCGCCGCGACTGCCGGGAAGCGGCCGGACCGGGTTCTTCTGCCAGTCCGGTGCGCTGGGCGTGGCGATCCTGGCGACGGCGACCGAACGCGGCCTCGGGCTGTCCACGTTCGTTTCGGCGGGCAACCGGGCCGACGTGTCCGGCAACGACATGCTCCAGTACTGGCAGACCGACCCGGCCACGGACGTGGTGCTGCTGTACCTCGAGTCGTTCGGCAATCCGCGGAAGTTCGCCCGGCTGGCTCGGCGACTGGCGCGCAGCAAGCCGATCGTGGTGGTCAAGTCGGGCCGCAACGCGGTTCGCGCCGGGCTGGCCGCCACTTCGGTGCAGGTCGACGAGACCAGCGTGCAGACCTTGTTCGAGCAAGCCGGGGTGATCCGGGTCGAGTCGGTGGCGCAGATGTTCGACACCGCGCTGCTGCTGGCGCACCAGCCGTTGCCCGCGGGGGAGCGCATCGCGGTCGTCGGCAACTCCTCGGCGCTGGGCATGTTGGCCGCGGATGTCGCGCAGGCCGAGGGGTTGCGGTTGTCCTGCGAACCGGTCGACGTGGGTGCCGCTGCCGAGCCGGAGGAGTTCGCGGCCGCCGTTCGCGAGGCCGCGTTGCGGGACGACGTGGACGCCTTGGTTGCGGTGTTCGCTCCGCCGGTCGCGGTGCCCGGCACCGCCTACGCGCGCGCGTTGCGAGAAGCGCTGCAGGAAGCGGGTACGACCGCGACCAAGCCGGTCGTCACCACGTTCCTCGCCGCCGAGGGGGTGCCGGACGAGCTCGCGGTTCCCGGCTCGGACGGTTCCGCGGCGTGGGGTTCGATCCCGTCCTACCCGAGCCCGGAGCGGGCGGTGCTCTCGCTGGCGCGCGCCACCCGCTATGCGCGCTGGCGGGCCGCTCCGCAGGGCCATTTCGTACGGCCCGAGGGCATCGCCGAGGATCGCGCGCGGGATGTGGTCGAGCGGTTGCTGACCGACGGCGAGCATCGGCTCACCGACGACGAGGCGGTGGAGCTGCTCGGCTGCTACGGCATCGAGCTGGTCCCGTTCCGTCGAGTGCGCGGTGCGGACGAGGCCGCAGCGGCCGCCGATGAACTCGGTTACCCGGTGGCGGTGAAGTCGGCGGGCGAACACCTGCGGCATCGCAGCGACCTCGTGGGCGTGCGGCTGGACCTGATCAACGCGGAGGCCGTGCGTGCAGCCTGCCAGGACCTCGCGCGAATGTCCGAAGTGGACGATGTCTACGTGCAGCGGATGGCGGATCGCGGCAATTCCTGCGTGATCGATCTGATGGACGACCCGTCGTTCGGCACGTTGGTCTCCTTCGGACTGTCCGGTGTGGCCAGTGAACTGCTCGGGGACAAGGCTTACCGGGCGGTGCCGATGACCGATGCGGACGTCGCTGCGCTGGTCCGGGCGCCACGGGCTGCTCCGCTGCTGGCCGGTTACCGCGGGGATGAGCCGGCGGACCTCGCGGCCGTGGAGGACCTGGTGTTGCGGGTCGCGACGCTGGTGGAGGACCTGCCGGAGGTCTGCGAGCTGACCTTGCAGCCGGTGCTTGCCTCGGCCCGTGGCGCGCAGGTGACCGGTGCGCGGGTGTCGGTGCGCCGCTCGTCGGCCGCGCCGGACACCGGCCCGCGCCGGCTCCGTTGA
- a CDS encoding alpha/beta fold hydrolase, with amino-acid sequence MHDLELVELGTVEAGEHQLTIRAHRGADPASPVMIVLPAMGVPARYYQPFLRSLAARGRTVVSFDLRGQGEALPRARRGIRFGYQDLIDDTGAVVDLVARNFPQAPRFLLGHSLGGQVALLYSASHPDRVSGVTLLGSGSVWFRSFQGSRAWKNLAGTQVVAALSAVLGCWPGERLGFGGRQPAGVMRDWARQGRSGRYRLGGSDTDYEAALAASDVPLLTVTMDGDELAPESSVDHLAGKAARSARTRRHYSCEIAGAAKLGHYAWVHNSDELARWIGEWAVAAAVEPAAESG; translated from the coding sequence GTGCACGACCTGGAACTCGTGGAGCTGGGCACCGTCGAGGCCGGCGAACATCAGCTGACGATCCGCGCGCACCGCGGCGCGGATCCCGCTTCGCCGGTGATGATCGTGCTGCCCGCGATGGGTGTGCCCGCCCGCTACTACCAGCCGTTCCTGCGCTCGCTGGCCGCCCGCGGCCGGACGGTGGTCAGCTTCGACCTGCGCGGGCAGGGGGAGGCGCTGCCCCGCGCGCGGCGCGGCATCCGCTTCGGGTACCAGGACCTGATCGACGACACCGGCGCCGTCGTGGACCTCGTCGCGCGCAACTTCCCGCAGGCGCCGCGTTTCCTGCTCGGTCACAGCCTCGGCGGGCAGGTCGCGCTGCTGTACTCCGCGAGCCATCCGGATCGGGTGAGCGGCGTGACGCTGCTGGGTTCCGGTTCGGTGTGGTTCCGCAGCTTCCAGGGCAGCCGCGCGTGGAAGAACCTGGCCGGCACGCAGGTGGTCGCCGCGTTGTCCGCGGTGCTGGGCTGCTGGCCGGGCGAGCGGCTCGGCTTCGGCGGCAGGCAGCCGGCCGGGGTGATGCGCGACTGGGCCAGGCAGGGACGTTCCGGCCGCTACCGCCTCGGTGGCTCGGACACCGACTACGAAGCCGCGCTGGCCGCATCGGACGTTCCGCTGCTGACGGTCACCATGGACGGTGACGAACTCGCCCCGGAGTCCTCAGTGGACCACTTGGCGGGCAAGGCCGCGCGGTCCGCGCGCACCAGGCGGCACTACTCGTGCGAGATCGCGGGCGCGGCGAAGCTGGGGCACTACGCCTGGGTGCACAACAGCGACGAACTGGCCCGCTGGATCGGGGAGTGGGCGGTGGCCGCCGCTGTCGAGCCGGCGGCCGAAAGCGGCTGA
- a CDS encoding tyrosine-protein phosphatase, producing MTDPAVGALDGLVNLRDLGGVPAEDGVLTRSGVVLRSDAPRNGDRAPEEHAWPPRVVLDLRDAAELNGVAHPLAAEAQVHQIELLAGIHSAEVNHPLPVLYELMLDKAAHKLVRVFRLALEADGPVLVHCAAGKDRTGVVSAMLLSAVGVRRDAIIADYVRTDRNMFRVLQRLEMAPALPPGVTEEDVRDLISTPVEAIEGVLSRFEEHEGAAAGWLAEHGVTEDELSRWRRRFLDETGAES from the coding sequence ATGACGGATCCGGCGGTGGGCGCGCTCGACGGGCTGGTGAACCTGCGGGACCTCGGCGGCGTCCCCGCCGAGGACGGCGTGCTCACACGTTCGGGAGTGGTGCTGCGCAGCGACGCACCCAGGAACGGCGACCGCGCGCCGGAGGAGCACGCGTGGCCACCGCGAGTGGTGCTCGACCTGCGTGATGCCGCCGAACTCAACGGGGTCGCGCACCCGCTCGCCGCGGAGGCGCAGGTGCACCAGATCGAGCTGCTGGCGGGCATCCACTCGGCGGAGGTGAACCATCCGCTGCCGGTGCTCTACGAGTTGATGCTGGACAAGGCCGCGCACAAGCTGGTGCGGGTGTTCCGGCTCGCGCTGGAAGCGGACGGGCCGGTGCTGGTGCACTGCGCCGCGGGCAAGGACCGCACCGGGGTCGTCTCGGCGATGCTGCTCAGCGCGGTGGGCGTGCGCCGGGACGCGATCATCGCGGATTACGTGCGGACCGATCGGAACATGTTCCGCGTGCTGCAACGCCTGGAGATGGCGCCCGCGTTGCCGCCCGGGGTCACCGAGGAGGACGTGCGGGACCTGATCTCCACGCCGGTGGAGGCCATCGAAGGCGTGCTGTCGCGGTTCGAGGAGCACGAAGGTGCCGCGGCGGGCTGGCTGGCCGAGCACGGGGTCACCGAGGACGAGTTGTCGCGCTGGCGGCGACGCTTCCTGGACGAGACCGGCGCTGAATCCTGA